In Salarias fasciatus chromosome 13, fSalaFa1.1, whole genome shotgun sequence, the sequence CACCCAGCGCAGCAGGCCGAGTCACCGTAACCCACAGCTTTGATACAGTCAGTGCTTCATAAAGAGAAAACTCGAGAAAACTGTATGTGGAAGAAATAGATTATGCGGTTCCGTTAcagttgaaaaataaaaagttctcTTTTCAAAATCTCCAAGTATAAACTGACAGTGTAAATCAGAGTTACTGAAGTGTTTAAGTGTTTGTCAGTCAGGTGCTGCTAATTCTCCATTCTGAAAAGGTAACGTTACACAATTTAAAATTGTTTGAAACAATCAGTGCTTTGACCTCCTTCTGTTTCATTGCTCAGAGAACAACACTCCAACCAGTGACTCAACACTGTTCATGACTTCTGTGATTCATCGCTTTTATGGCTGCCCTCATAAAATAGGTCAAGAAGGTGTTTTTCATGTTCCCTCAGCTTTCCATGAGGTGGATGCACCTTCCTGTTAGAAGGTCCAACTTTCCTATctgctgttttggtttcatAACACTCCAGTATTTTTTGCGTTGGATTAATCTGTGCTGTACCGGTCCACACtctggtgttgctgtgctgttCTTCCAGAGAGGCCACTGGGGCGTGTTGACTCGAGCAGAGTGGATTTGTACTCACCCCATTCCACTCCACGCCCATACTCACTTCCTCGCCGGTCTCAGAGCCGCTCTCATACTTAACGCTGGTCAGGCTGTCCCGGCTCCTCCGCCTGTCGCCCTCTGTGTCTTTCAGGATCTCCACCACACGTGACTGGTGGATGGGGTCGATGCCCTGAAGAGCGCAACACAAGCAGGACAGAATATCACCGGAGGTTCAGAGGCAATCCGCAATGTGGTAAGTTAAATGGAGGCGTGGTTTTActtgttttcagtctgtttttaatgcactcaaaagcaaaaaatgaaataaaaagagacACTGTAAATGGCCGTGAGTTTGTGAGATGGGAGTGATGTTATCAACAGAAAGGTGAAGGATCTATGGGGGCGATCAGTTAGAGACAAACCACTTACTGTGTTGCTCTGGATCCATAGCAATGTAGGGAAAGGGGAGAGAAAGATCATGAGTGTTGCTGTCCTAGCACCAGAAGCATTTTCAGATTTGAGAAACACAGGAACTGCCATGTTATCAGCGTGCAGAAAGAGGCCTGTTTCAAGTGGGGAGATGCTGCTGACCTGCTTGCGAGACCTCACGGCGCACTCCTCCAGGGTCTCGGCGGCCTCCAGCTTTCCCTGCCGGCGGTACAGGGCACCCAGGTTCTTCAAGGTGGTGTTCACTGTGGGGCTGTGTGGgtcacagagagaaacacacggACATTTAACGGAGCAGCAGGCGCATCTGTGGCCTGGGGAGTAAAAAGGAAGCTCAAAAATGTGACAGATTAAACCAGTccaaaaaaagtttttactAAGGTTTAATGTTTTGTTGCCATTTATTATTTGTTAATAATTTCTTTCCTTTAAGCGAGCTGCAGGACAGTAAACACTCAGGTGACACATTAGAAGAGATTCCTGATACAAAGGTCACATAAGGATATTTTGTTTATTACTTTTTATCAGTGTTTATTGTGAGTCTCACCTGTTGACTTTGCAGGCCTTGTACCAGCCACCGTACTCTCCGTATGGAGTGTTGTCTCTGTGCTTGCCCTGGAAGTAAATAAAAAGAGAAGCGGAAGGAAAACGGACCCGGGGCGGTTAAAACTCGACTGACTGCATTTTTCTTGTGTTTACACATAACAGATCTTATGTCCTCTACAGCTCATGATGTGTGTGTAGAACATCCAACGCCCTGAAAGGGGGTCGAATTGCACTTTCTACGAAGCAACTTGTTTTTAATGCTGGAGTGACTGTCTGAAAATCCATCTGTAAATGACACTGGGACTATTACAGAAATCCGCTCACCTTGCTCatctcctctctttcctctgcGTGCATCCAGATGGGTTTGTTCTCagctgcaggcagacagacaggagaaatGGTCTACTCATGggactaaaaaaaataataacttaACTTCATCTCTGTGTTTCAATAAATTGATGATTCAGTATTGGTGGAAAACCAGCGTCAGACTCTCACTGACAGAGGCAGATtcagctggtcctgctggttccaAAACTGCATGGCCAAGATCTTATCATATATAggaatcagcaaaaaaaaaaaaatgttctgagcTAATTTAATAATGCAGTGCAGAAGATACAAGAAGTGAAAATAACAGAGAAACTGAACcttcattaacattttttttaaatatcaaggCAAAACTAAAAGATCAAAGAACCAAATTAATTCATGAAGCTGAGTTTCCATGACTTTATTAAGAGCAGTACTGTGTTCAAAGAACAACCCTGACCCCTTCATTTTGCTGAATCGCTGATTTATGCAATGGTTGAAATTCTTTGATTTCCAGATCAAGTCAGTCTGTAGTCATGCTTAAAAGCATCATGTGGGAGTGATCATGATCATGATTTCCAGTGAGCGTGATCTGACAGGCTTTATATATTTAGATTTGAGACTTTCTTGCCATTTCTTTTTGCTGATTTTTCATAAAGGACAGCTGTTAGAATAGAGTTGTTTTCAGGTTTCCTCAGGTGTTTGACCAGGTTTGACTGAGGCTTAAGTCAGCCTCTTGCAGGATTTGAGGCCTGCTAGAtcaaaaattattttcttcagGCTTTTGTTTCATCTTGTTAGGCTGAGGAAGACTCTGGTTGAGTTTTTCTCCAGTAGCGTACCACGAGATCACCGTGTTGTAGCTGCCATTACATAAAAATAACTGAATTGAGGCACTGATGGTGTTTCCATATTACTGCCCTATCAGATTAGTGTCACAGTAAAGAGTGTCAATACTTGGGCTGAGGTTGTATTTCACTTCTGGTTTGTCGTATTGTTTATTCTTTATGCTGTTACACAACCAAATGTGACAAACACTGTTTACTGACCTCCAACACTGACAAAACTATATGGTGAcaacttttgcagtttttttctccccctttcaATTCAACTTCCGAATCGTTTAAAGAATTCACAGCCATACTGCGAAGCatcaagaagaaaataaaacattatgaAAAACCAGAGATGTTTTGCGCAAAAGACGCTGGGAGTGAAACATTATGCCGAATCACCTTGaattcattttcaaagcatTCAATCTAATCCCTGGAGGAAATCCAACAAAAGGCTCAGCTTGAGACGAAAGAGCAAAATTGCAAGAGTTCTTCTTTCAGATAAGGAAAGTCTTATTTCTTCAAACTGTTTCAGTAAAGAGTCTTTGAATCCTCTGAATGGTGAAGGTTACAccactgtggttttttttttccttatgaGACTGCTCGCTGACAAGAGACAAACAGTAGATGGAAAAATCAGACAATGATGGAGAATACAACAAAGTTTCATCAATCCATACCAACAGGCAGAATAAAGGATCTAATTATTTTCCTTTAACATTGTCTAACAGGAACCCTCCATCACAGCAatatgtgaaatgttttcatacaTGTACACTGTAAGAGTTTCCCCCGTTTAAGCCTCACCATCAACAGATCCAAACTCTTTCTCATGAGCGCGAGTCAGGATCTCTTTGTACAGAATCTCGGCCTCCTTGTATTTCCCCTGTTTGAGGAAGCAGGATGCCTGAGAAAAGAAGCAACAGTGCGTTTTAGGGTTGGATCAAACGGCCATTCTGCTTCAACAGTGCCAAAAGAGCCATTTCTCGGCGCATTATTCTCGAGAGGTGCTTATAGAACCGCAGTGCAAAGAACCACGGAGTAGAACCTTTCATTCCAGTTCAAAAACCTGTTTTGgtcaagaaaattaaaaaaaaacattgcttgAATAGCACTGAAGAGACATTTCAAGGAGATTCTTTGCAAGCAGAAAAGCAATTTACATGCTCAATACCCGAGCAAAAAAAACCAAGTTCAGGCTGACGGAACACGAGTGATTCTGTTCGATATAAAAAGGTGCGCTCTGCCTGCGTTTCCTTGGCACATTCACAGTTCAATGAGGACAACATTGCTTATCCTTGAACAACATCAAGAGCTGAATAAAGTGAAAGTTCTGAAAAGATGTGAtgtgctcgctctctctctcaccaggTTGTTCTTGGTTTTGGCCACATTGGGGTCGTCTGGGCCCAGCCGGCACTCGTAGATCTCCAGCGCACGGCAGTAGTAATACTCCACCTCCTCGTACTTGCCCTGGTTCTGACACAGCAGGGCCAGGTTGTTCAGCTGTTTAGCCACATCTGGGTGGTCCTTCCCCAGGacctgcaggaaaacagaggGCAAAAGTCCTGAATTAAAGCTGGTTTTTCCCCTCTCGGTACCTCTCCCCATGCAGCTCCATATCCTGTTGCTGCTTTCACCAGGCAGCCTACAGCAGGCACTCAAGAGATCTAATAAAAGGAAGGCTGATCAATAGAGAGGGTACAGAACAGAGCTTTCAGGCAAAGAGAGACTCTTTGTACTGTGCTGAGCTTGGTAATTTGTCATGTTTCCTATCTATCTCCTGCCTCACTTCCCCGACGCTGGCTATCCGTTTTCAGCCGTGCTCTCAATTAAACCCTCCACTGACAAGGGAATGGCCCCTCCGCGGAAACTTCAAATTAAGGAAATTTCATCTTTTTCCTCTATTTATAGCAGCTGCTATTACAGTAGCTTCACCTGACATGTTGCAAACATTACCACAGTTAATTACTTTTATACAAAAACCCGACCCTGCTCTATTTTAGCCGTGATAGCAGTACCGTGAACCAGGGATATGGCCTACCTTTTCTCTGATCTCCAGAGCCCTTTTGCACAGAGGCTCGGCCTCCTTGTACTTTCCTCTCTTCCCATAAAGCACAGCCAGGTTGTTGAGTGTTGCAGCAACCTGGacacagaaatacaaaaataaataagtttTCAAGGTTGTTCAAGGACCTGTCAGACTTGACATAAAAATTCTCGAATCAAGCCTCTGCTCTGAAGGAGTTCACAAGAGTGACAAGGAAACTGTAAAGTTAAATTGTGCCTTAATAGGTTTCTTTCAGCCTCTATGAGGTGTTTTAGTGTCAGCCTTCAAATCGATTCTTCTAAATTTGTTCACAAAAGagggtctttttatgttttcccAATTGCAAGGATCCTGTGATTTGGCATTTGGTTGATGCTGATGTAGGTGCAGACATCCAGCAACGTGACAGATCAGCCCGACCCTGCAGGCATACGGTCAAAAATCCATACTTTAatagaggggggggggtggaaatCCAATGAGACTGGCTGAGCAGGTCAGTACACAGAGTACTGTGCTAATATTACCGTATTGACAGAGTCTTTGAACAATTAtgaaacaacagcagatgaCTAATCTGGTCCGTCTCAACACTTGATGAGTCCACGCTCGGATACGGTTGTTATGGCAACGGTGGAGGCTTACGGCAGGGTGGTCTTTTCCCAGGGTTTTTTCACGGATGGAGAGAGCATCGTTGAGCAAATGAGCCGCTtccttgtatttgttttgatcCCTGCACAAATAAGAaacaatgagagagagaggcagggtgAAGAACTTTCAACGACCGAAAAGAAActgtaaaaaacaaagcaacactCCTATAGCTCGtctgatgtttattttttctcacCTGTAGACCAAGGCCAAGATGTTGAGCATGGTGGCCACGTCAGGGTGGTCATGTCCAGATGTCttctccagatcctccagagcCTGCTTGCAAAGCGGCACGGCCACCTCGTACCTGCCCTGAGAGGCATACTGGATCACCAGGTTGTGCAGGGTTCTCAGGCGGGCGGGGATCTCGTAGCCTCCCTGCTGGGCAGCAGCCACGGCCGCACTGTTGTGTTGGTGCTGCACTGtgggcgacacacacacacacacacacacacagcaaaagtTCAGTGTTAGAAAAACTCTGACCTCCTGGTGTTTAAGATATTTTCACTATTGACTGTCAATCTGACTCAAGGTGACTCAAGAGACACCCAGTTGTTAAATCATG encodes:
- the klc1b gene encoding kinesin light chain 1b isoform X4, translating into MSTMVYPREEKLEKLSQEEIISNTKLVIQGLEALKNEHNSILHSLLETIKCLKKDEEANLVHEKSNLLRKSVEMIELGLGEAQVMMALSNHLNAVESEKQKLRAQVRRLCQENQWLRDELANTQQKLQKSEQSVAQLEEEKKHLEFMNQLKKYDEDVSPTEEKDRETPKDSLDDLFPNDEEEQGQGMQHQHNSAAVAAAQQGGYEIPARLRTLHNLVIQYASQGRYEVAVPLCKQALEDLEKTSGHDHPDVATMLNILALVYRDQNKYKEAAHLLNDALSIREKTLGKDHPAVAATLNNLAVLYGKRGKYKEAEPLCKRALEIREKVLGKDHPDVAKQLNNLALLCQNQGKYEEVEYYYCRALEIYECRLGPDDPNVAKTKNNLASCFLKQGKYKEAEILYKEILTRAHEKEFGSVDAENKPIWMHAEEREEMSKGKHRDNTPYGEYGGWYKACKVNSPTVNTTLKNLGALYRRQGKLEAAETLEECAVRSRKQGIDPIHQSRVVEILKDTEGDRRRSRDSLTSVKYESGSETGEEVSMGVEWNGDGSGTLQRSGSLGKIRDAFRRSSELLVKKLQGSVAPEPRNTNMKRAASLNYLNKTSDSSFQTRGGGNFRESRGLSSSTVDLYSGN
- the klc1b gene encoding kinesin light chain 1b isoform X2, which gives rise to MSTMVYPREEKLEKLSQEEIISNTKLVIQGLEALKNEHNSILHSLLETIKCLKKDEEANLVHEKSNLLRKSVEMIELGLGEAQVMMALSNHLNAVESEKQKLRAQVRRLCQENQWLRDELANTQQKLQKSEQSVAQLEEEKKHLEFMNQLKKYDEDVSPTEEKDRETPKDSLDDLFPNDEEEQGQGMQHQHNSAAVAAAQQGGYEIPARLRTLHNLVIQYASQGRYEVAVPLCKQALEDLEKTSGHDHPDVATMLNILALVYRDQNKYKEAAHLLNDALSIREKTLGKDHPAVAATLNNLAVLYGKRGKYKEAEPLCKRALEIREKVLGKDHPDVAKQLNNLALLCQNQGKYEEVEYYYCRALEIYECRLGPDDPNVAKTKNNLASCFLKQGKYKEAEILYKEILTRAHEKEFGSVDAENKPIWMHAEEREEMSKGKHRDNTPYGEYGGWYKACKVNSPTVNTTLKNLGALYRRQGKLEAAETLEECAVRSRKQSNTGIDPIHQSRVVEILKDTEGDRRRSRDSLTSVKYESGSETGEEVSMGVEWNGDGSGTLQRSGSLGKIRDAFRRSSELLVKKLQGSVAPEPRNTNMKRAASLNYLNKTSDSSFQTRGGGNFRESRGLSSSTVDLYSGN
- the klc1b gene encoding kinesin light chain 1b isoform X1, translating into MSTMVYPREEKLEKLSQEEIISNTKLVIQGLEALKNEHNSILHSLLETIKCLKKDEEANLVHEKSNLLRKSVEMIELGLGEAQVMMALSNHLNAVESEKQKLRAQVRRLCQENQWLRDELANTQQKLQKSEQSVAQLEEEKKHLEFMNQLKKYDEDVSPTQEEKDRETPKDSLDDLFPNDEEEQGQGMQHQHNSAAVAAAQQGGYEIPARLRTLHNLVIQYASQGRYEVAVPLCKQALEDLEKTSGHDHPDVATMLNILALVYRDQNKYKEAAHLLNDALSIREKTLGKDHPAVAATLNNLAVLYGKRGKYKEAEPLCKRALEIREKVLGKDHPDVAKQLNNLALLCQNQGKYEEVEYYYCRALEIYECRLGPDDPNVAKTKNNLASCFLKQGKYKEAEILYKEILTRAHEKEFGSVDAENKPIWMHAEEREEMSKGKHRDNTPYGEYGGWYKACKVNSPTVNTTLKNLGALYRRQGKLEAAETLEECAVRSRKQSNTGIDPIHQSRVVEILKDTEGDRRRSRDSLTSVKYESGSETGEEVSMGVEWNGDGSGTLQRSGSLGKIRDAFRRSSELLVKKLQGSVAPEPRNTNMKRAASLNYLNKTSDSSFQTRGGGNFRESRGLSSSTVDLYSGN
- the klc1b gene encoding kinesin light chain 1b isoform X3 — encoded protein: MSTMVYPREEKLEKLSQEEIISNTKLVIQGLEALKNEHNSILHSLLETIKCLKKDEEANLVHEKSNLLRKSVEMIELGLGEAQVMMALSNHLNAVESEKQKLRAQVRRLCQENQWLRDELANTQQKLQKSEQSVAQLEEEKKHLEFMNQLKKYDEDVSPTQEEKDRETPKDSLDDLFPNDEEEQGQGMQHQHNSAAVAAAQQGGYEIPARLRTLHNLVIQYASQGRYEVAVPLCKQALEDLEKTSGHDHPDVATMLNILALVYRDQNKYKEAAHLLNDALSIREKTLGKDHPAVAATLNNLAVLYGKRGKYKEAEPLCKRALEIREKVLGKDHPDVAKQLNNLALLCQNQGKYEEVEYYYCRALEIYECRLGPDDPNVAKTKNNLASCFLKQGKYKEAEILYKEILTRAHEKEFGSVDAENKPIWMHAEEREEMSKGKHRDNTPYGEYGGWYKACKVNSPTVNTTLKNLGALYRRQGKLEAAETLEECAVRSRKQGIDPIHQSRVVEILKDTEGDRRRSRDSLTSVKYESGSETGEEVSMGVEWNGDGSGTLQRSGSLGKIRDAFRRSSELLVKKLQGSVAPEPRNTNMKRAASLNYLNKTSDSSFQTRGGGNFRESRGLSSSTVDLYSGN
- the klc1b gene encoding kinesin light chain 1b isoform X5, with the translated sequence MSTMVYPREEKLEKLSQEEIISNTKLVIQGLEALKNEHNSILHSLLETIKCLKKDEEANLVHEKSNLLRKSVEMIELGLGEAQVMMALSNHLNAVESEKQKLRAQVRRLCQENQWLRDELANTQQKLQKSEQSVAQLEEEKKHLEFMNQLKKYDEDVSPTQEEKDRETPKDSLDDLFPNDEEEQGQGMQHQHNSAAVAAAQQGGYEIPARLRTLHNLVIQYASQGRYEVAVPLCKQALEDLEKTSGHDHPDVATMLNILALVYRDQNKYKEAAHLLNDALSIREKTLGKDHPAVAATLNNLAVLYGKRGKYKEAEPLCKRALEIREKVLGKDHPDVAKQLNNLALLCQNQGKYEEVEYYYCRALEIYECRLGPDDPNVAKTKNNLASCFLKQGKYKEAEILYKEILTRAHEKEFGSVDAENKPIWMHAEEREEMSKGKHRDNTPYGEYGGWYKACKVNSPTVNTTLKNLGALYRRQGKLEAAETLEECAVRSRKQSNTGIDPIHQSRVVEILKDTEGDRRRSRDSLTSVKYESGSETGEEVSMGVEWNGA
- the klc1b gene encoding kinesin light chain 1b isoform X6, with the protein product MSTMVYPREEKLEKLSQEEIISNTKLVIQGLEALKNEHNSILHSLLETIKCLKKDEEANLVHEKSNLLRKSVEMIELGLGEAQVMMALSNHLNAVESEKQKLRAQVRRLCQENQWLRDELANTQQKLQKSEQSVAQLEEEKKHLEFMNQLKKYDEDVSPTQEEKDRETPKDSLDDLFPNDEEEQGQGMQHQHNSAAVAAAQQGGYEIPARLRTLHNLVIQYASQGRYEVAVPLCKQALEDLEKTSGHDHPDVATMLNILALVYRDQNKYKEAAHLLNDALSIREKTLGKDHPAVAATLNNLAVLYGKRGKYKEAEPLCKRALEIREKVLGKDHPDVAKQLNNLALLCQNQGKYEEVEYYYCRALEIYECRLGPDDPNVAKTKNNLASCFLKQGKYKEAEILYKEILTRAHEKEFGSVDAENKPIWMHAEEREEMSKGKHRDNTPYGEYGGWYKACKVNSPTVNTTLKNLGALYRRQGKLEAAETLEECAVRSRKQSNTGIDPIHQSRVVEILKDTEGDRRRSRDSLTSVKYESGSETGEEA